One segment of Vagococcus martis DNA contains the following:
- a CDS encoding redox-sensing transcriptional repressor Rex has translation MKDTTIPKATAKRLPLYYRYLKFLFDSGKKKVSSTELSEAVKVDSATIRRDFSYFGELGKRGYGYDVESLMTFFAKTLNEDRLTNVALVGVGNLGHALLNYRFHQSDSIRISAAFDVKPDIVGRILDGVPVYDANDMVEQIRAQHIDVAILTVPPAHAQENADRLVEAGIKGIMNFTPIRINVPKDVQIQNVDLTNEMQTLIYFLSNYKED, from the coding sequence ATGAAAGACACGACTATTCCAAAGGCAACTGCCAAAAGGTTACCTTTGTATTATCGATATTTGAAATTTTTATTTGATTCAGGAAAGAAAAAAGTCTCTTCAACCGAGTTAAGTGAGGCTGTGAAAGTTGACAGTGCTACTATTCGACGTGACTTTTCTTATTTTGGGGAATTAGGTAAACGTGGTTACGGGTATGACGTGGAGAGTTTAATGACTTTTTTTGCTAAAACGTTAAATGAAGATCGTTTAACAAATGTAGCTCTTGTCGGTGTTGGTAATTTAGGACACGCATTATTGAACTACCGTTTCCATCAAAGTGATAGTATTCGTATCAGTGCTGCATTTGATGTTAAACCTGATATTGTTGGTCGCATACTTGATGGCGTTCCTGTCTATGATGCTAATGATATGGTTGAGCAAATTCGTGCACAACATATTGATGTTGCCATTTTAACCGTCCCACCAGCACATGCACAAGAAAATGCTGACCGCTTAGTTGAAGCTGGAATCAAAGGCATTATGAATTTTACACCAATTCGTATCAACGTTCCAAAAGATGTGCAAATTCAAAATGTTGACTTAACAAATGAAATGCAAACATTAATCTACTTTTTGTCTAAC
- a CDS encoding ABC-F family ATP-binding cassette domain-containing protein produces the protein MILLQANNVSRLFGDDVLFENIQLDIQDKSRIALVGRNGAGKSTLLKILAGIEEPDTGLVTKTRDLTIGYLDQHTGLESDKTIWEEMLSVFDYVQEMEKNLRQLEKNIADPNIHDDEERYQQVLKDYDKLQHEFNEMNGYGYESEIKSVLHGFRFDESYFDVPIQNLSGGQKTRLALARLLLEKPNLLILDEPTNHLDIDTLNWLEWYLQGYRGAILMVSHDRYFLDKIVNEVYDISRRKISHYKGNYSKFLEMKAERLEQEEKEYEKQQDKIAKLEDFVARNIVRASTTKRAQSRRKQLEKMEKLEKPLGDEKSAHFLFKINRTSGREVLTLDDVAVGYDDLILSEPINLALRKQEAIALVGPNGVGKSTLLKSIIGDIPFIKGTADIGHKVDIGYYDQEQGKLSGSQSVLEELWREHPTTPEKDIRTLLGSFLFSGEDVKKTINLLSGGEKARVALAKLAMQRDNFLILDEPTNHLDIDSKEVLENALIEYDGTLLFVSHDRYFINRIATGVLELSEDGSTYYHGNYDYYIEKKEEEEERNALLDGEQDNPTKHMTKVKLSYEESKERQKEQRKLERLVESLEVDLQEMEEKIEAIQKEMEQPEVLEDHEQLLELDKELRESYSKQETLLESWEHASLELEAF, from the coding sequence ATGATTTTATTACAAGCTAATAATGTTTCTAGGTTATTTGGAGATGATGTATTATTTGAAAACATACAATTAGATATACAAGATAAAAGTCGAATTGCGCTTGTTGGACGTAATGGTGCAGGTAAATCGACATTATTAAAAATTTTAGCTGGCATTGAAGAGCCAGATACAGGTTTAGTTACGAAAACAAGAGATTTAACAATTGGTTATTTAGACCAACATACTGGTTTAGAATCAGATAAAACGATTTGGGAAGAGATGCTAAGTGTCTTTGACTATGTTCAAGAGATGGAAAAAAACTTACGACAATTAGAAAAAAACATCGCCGATCCAAATATCCATGATGATGAAGAAAGATATCAACAAGTACTAAAAGATTACGATAAATTACAACATGAGTTTAATGAAATGAATGGATATGGTTATGAGTCTGAAATAAAATCTGTTTTACATGGATTTCGTTTTGATGAAAGCTATTTTGATGTACCAATTCAAAATCTATCAGGTGGTCAAAAAACTCGTTTAGCATTGGCTCGTTTGTTATTGGAAAAACCTAATCTACTCATTTTAGATGAGCCGACTAACCATTTAGATATTGATACATTAAATTGGTTAGAATGGTATTTACAAGGCTATCGTGGGGCTATTTTGATGGTATCCCATGACCGTTATTTCTTAGATAAGATTGTGAATGAAGTATATGATATTAGTCGAAGAAAAATTAGTCATTATAAAGGTAATTATTCGAAATTTTTAGAAATGAAAGCTGAGAGATTAGAACAAGAAGAAAAAGAATACGAAAAGCAACAGGATAAAATTGCAAAACTAGAGGACTTTGTGGCACGAAACATTGTACGGGCATCAACAACAAAACGAGCACAAAGTCGTCGTAAACAATTAGAAAAAATGGAAAAATTAGAGAAGCCTTTAGGTGATGAGAAATCAGCTCATTTTCTATTTAAAATAAATCGCACGTCAGGTAGAGAAGTGCTAACGCTGGATGATGTGGCAGTGGGGTATGATGATCTTATTTTGAGTGAACCGATTAATCTAGCTTTGCGTAAACAAGAAGCCATTGCTTTAGTTGGCCCAAATGGAGTTGGTAAATCGACTTTATTAAAGAGTATTATTGGAGATATCCCATTTATTAAAGGAACAGCTGATATTGGCCATAAAGTAGATATTGGTTACTATGACCAAGAGCAAGGAAAACTTAGTGGAAGTCAAAGCGTGTTGGAAGAATTGTGGCGTGAGCACCCAACGACACCTGAAAAAGATATTCGTACTTTATTAGGTAGCTTTTTATTTTCTGGAGAAGATGTTAAAAAGACGATTAATTTATTAAGTGGGGGAGAAAAAGCCCGTGTCGCATTAGCCAAATTAGCGATGCAACGTGATAACTTTTTAATTCTAGATGAGCCGACTAACCACTTAGATATAGATAGTAAAGAAGTATTAGAAAATGCCTTAATCGAATATGATGGCACATTGCTATTTGTTTCTCATGACCGCTACTTTATTAACCGAATTGCGACAGGCGTTTTAGAGTTGTCAGAAGATGGTAGTACTTATTATCATGGGAATTATGATTACTACATCGAGAAAAAAGAAGAAGAAGAGGAACGTAACGCATTACTGGATGGTGAACAAGATAATCCAACGAAACACATGACAAAGGTTAAACTAAGTTACGAAGAATCAAAAGAAAGACAAAAAGAACAGCGGAAATTAGAGAGATTGGTGGAATCATTAGAAGTTGATTTACAAGAGATGGAAGAAAAAATTGAAGCAATTCAAAAAGAGATGGAACAACCAGAAGTACTTGAAGATCACGAGCAACTCTTGGAGTTAGATAAAGAACTAAGAGAGTCTTATAGTAAACAAGAAACGTTATTAGAATCTTGGGAGCATGCTTCATTAGAGTTAGAGGCGTTTTAA